The DNA sequence AGTGTATTTGAACTCATCTTTGTCTTCGTATTTTTTGAATTGCGTGCATATATTTGAAGTTCTTAAATTAAGATTATAAAGTCTTTCATAATATTCCTACGTAAGAATATGTTATGAgcatatatacaaaaatgaaaagaactTGGTTTGTAAATCATATTTTCTCCATACACAAAAATGTGCAATGTGTTAATGAAGACTGGAGAGTATGCATTCTAACATTTTTGAACAGGATTTCTTATAGTTCACGGTAACACATACACCAATAACTGCTAGTAATTTctaggagtataaattttcaattgtcaAGAGCATTTGAAAGattattaaaagtaaataaaaatcaatgttAAGAATTTGGATTCCACCAACTTAATAAAGAATTCTAATTAATCGTGATTTTATCTAACGAATAATGTATGAGAATTCAATCAAAATACTCCTATAGTATATTTGTCCTTTAAAAATAGTCATTCCAACTTAGATAAGACATTTTCACTTTAGCACAAGAATTTATATAGTGGTATTTAATaagttaaattataaatactaaagtatgaaagataataaattaagaaaaaaataagcaaggaaataaaattataaagtgtAAGAGGGATAATTATTGTTAAAAGAGATAATGTCTCACTTTAAGCTATGACATTTCAGAAATACACATCACTTAGGCTGGGGTGGAAGTAGACCTGCCCAAGATTTATCGAACCGGCGATTAAAACCGAAACTGTGAGAATTTATTCAAATCGAAACAgtcgatttttgaaccgtgattcggttcaggttcaaaaattttcaaatcgaAACCATACCGGAACCGCGAAAAATCGTCGGAAAACCGTGAAACCAAgccataataaaaaaaaaaccaccgGAAAACCGTCGGTTGGGAACCGAAACCGGCAGTtttagaaccggaaccgtaaCTGCGAAACACCCTCACGGTTCAGTTCCGGTTCGGcaatttccaaaaccggaATCGTGGGCACCTCTTGGTGgaattgtaatttatatatgtCGATGAAAATGCCAATCTCAATACTTcaactatttcaatttttttttgattaaaattgaacaactaaaattggagtattttttgGTGAGCAAGTTAAGTAGTTATTCTTAGCGTCCCACACAGAGAAACAGTACATATGTGCGTAAAGATTTGAACTTTGAGGTCTGAAAAATTAGTGCAATTCCTAAATTGCATGTTTAATTAATCGACGGTTAATTTGATTAGTGATTGGCGCTGAAACTATTAAGCAGCTGAGATCCATGGCGGCGGACTGGCAGTGGGAGAACGCGGCCGCCGGATCCGCCGCCGGCCTCGCCACTGTCAGCTTCACTCACCCGCTCGACGTCGTCCGCACTCGATTCCAAGGTCTCGCAATTActatcaatttcaatttcatcgATTAGGTCTCCAATAATAAaccttgtttttttttcaatttcaattactatttTTCAGTGAACGACGGTCGCTTACTGCACCTCCCTACCTATAAGAACACTCCTCACGCTCTATTCACCATTGCTCGCACCGAGGTTTGTTTTCCATATTTGCATAATCCACTTCAAACACTTACTCATTTCATTCATAAAGTTAATAGGCATTGCATTGTATTATGGTTCAGGGTCTCAGAGGGCTGTATGCTGGATTTTATCCTGCCGTCCTTGGCTCAACCATTTCCTGGGGTTTATATTTCTTCTTGTAAGCCTCATGCCCATATTGTAAAAATTTCATCTTGCTGGTTAGGTTAACTTATTGGGGACATTTACTTTGAGTGATACGATTAATTTTGACAATCTTATCCTTCAAATATGCAATCCTATGTTTTATCAACTTTTTTGTGCTTAAGAGTGTCCATGTACATGAGGAAAACTTGCAGAAGCAATGGTCAAAATGTTCTCTATAAGGCCAATTGAATCCTGGACTCTTTTTTTCTGAGTGTTCCATTTTCCATGTCTATGCATACATGCTCTCATTGTGCAAGGGATgttgtttatcttttttctagAGATAACTTGAGGATCAAATGCTTAAGTTCTTATCTATGGTATTATGTCTTCCTTCTAGGGTTGATGTAATCTTATACTATCTTTCTAGTTTATATATGTTTGAGTCTGTCTCTTGGTTTTTTTGCTGGACTACGAAACAAAATATTGTGTGCTTATCTAAAGGTGCTGCTTATATTTTTCgtctagtattaattttagcAAACAGCTTTTTCACTAATTTGTCTGCTGACATAGTGCTGTTTGAACAATCGCAACCTTTTATTTGATCAATAACCCTGTCTTATTCATTTGCAGCTACAACAATGCCAAAGAGCGCTATCTGAGAAGCAGAGCAGAACTGACCCCTGGTCTTCATCTTGCATCAGCTGCTGAAGCTGGAGCCTTGGTCCgtattgattttctttttctttttttgaaaaagttagaaCAGCTATATATGGAACTAAATGCTTACCAGAGGAAGTCCCTCAATGAATATGTTGTTCTATCTTCTATATTGGTTAGGCTATTATGTTACTGTTATGTGTAAACTGAAGCTCAGAAAGTAGTTCCATTCAAGACTTTTTTATAAAAGGTGACTTATTGTGGCCaataagtataaaaatcattttcatgaTGAGATTCGTAGACAAGTAATATTCTGTAAGACTCACTTTGATTTCTTCTTGTCATCTTTCCAGTTGTCTCCATTTTGTAAAGTGAGTTAGCTGAATGGTTCCTCAACTCtcctcaatttcttctcttgcTTAATGAAGTTTTGTTGACTCTTCCAGGTCAGTTGTTGTACTAATCCTATATGGCTGGTGAAGACAAGGTTACAGCTTCAGACTCCACAGCAAGCTCGACCATATTCTGGCTTTCATGGTTAGCTTTGATCTTATAATGATATGTATATCGCGTTTTTGGCAAAGCAAGGTCTTTCTTTATTTAGTCCTAAATTCTGGTAtcgttatttttaatataatcagAGATTGTTAGGGATCTTCAGCTTTCTTGGTTGATAGTTTTCTCTAGGTAATATTTAACTTCTTCATCTACTGAATTTCAGATGCTTTGAGAACCATATTGAGAGAAGAGGGATGGAAAGCACTCTACAAAGGACTCGGTCCTGGTCTGTTTCTGGTAAGgccttttttccctttctgtTTTTGATATGTTTTCTTGTATGTAATTGTCTACTGATATGACACTTATCGTTTAAAATCTCGATGAACAAGTTAGGCCTGAATAACTTAATGACTTTGGTGCTGTTCAGCAGATTACACATGGTGCTATTCAGTTCACAACATATGAGGAACTTCGGAAAATGGTTATCAGATTCAGAACTACAGAAAGTGAACAAAGTTTTAATTCTGGTGTTAATTCATTGGTGAGTATCTGATTACAGTTCGTTAACTTGGGGAGATATATTGAATTTAACTGCAGACAAACAGGCATTTATTGGTTTTGCTTCTTTCTCCAAGctaagtgcatattcttatgccTTTGTATATTATGTTATCAATCAAAACAACATGTGTCATCATTTCCTTTGTAGAATATTGTAGTCTTATAAAGTAGCAAAATTTCTGCGCTCTTTTATATGTGCATTGATTAcacttctttctttttttgttacCATAAAACAATATGAAACTAGAAAGGTTAGTTTTGACTTGCAATTGGTTTATAAGACTCGAATTTTCTGGCATTGTGGTTACAGGACTCAATTGATTATGCCGTATTAGGTGCTTCTTCAAAGCTGGCTGCCATTAGCATGACGTATCCATTTCAAGTACGCACCCTTTTGAAGGGATTCATAATCTTTGCTAACCCTTCTCCTTACTCATTATCAGATGATACTTTTTCTTGTTTGCTGAATGTTGTTGTCTTATGTCTGGCAGGTTAT is a window from the Salvia hispanica cultivar TCC Black 2014 chromosome 1, UniMelb_Shisp_WGS_1.0, whole genome shotgun sequence genome containing:
- the LOC125201163 gene encoding folate transporter 1, chloroplastic isoform X2, yielding MAADWQWENAAAGSAAGLATVSFTHPLDVVRTRFQVNDGRLLHLPTYKNTPHALFTIARTEGLRGLYAGFYPAVLGSTISWGLYFFFYNNAKERYLRSRAELTPGLHLASAAEAGALVSCCTNPIWLVKTRLQLQTPQQARPYSGFHDALRTILREEGWKALYKGLGPGLFLITHGAIQFTTYEELRKMVIRFRTTESEQSFNSGVNSLDSIDYAVLGASSKLAAISMTYPFQVIRARLQQRPTIKGIPRYIDSWHVAKETLRFEGYRGFYKGITANVLKNAPAASVTFIVYENVLNMLKLTRRKDI
- the LOC125201163 gene encoding folate transporter 1, chloroplastic isoform X1, whose translation is MAADWQWENAAAGSAAGLATVSFTHPLDVVRTRFQVNDGRLLHLPTYKNTPHALFTIARTEGLRGLYAGFYPAVLGSTISWGLYFFFYNNAKERYLRSRAELTPGLHLASAAEAGALVSCCTNPIWLVKTRLQLQTPQQARPYSGFHDALRTILREEGWKALYKGLGPGLFLQITHGAIQFTTYEELRKMVIRFRTTESEQSFNSGVNSLDSIDYAVLGASSKLAAISMTYPFQVIRARLQQRPTIKGIPRYIDSWHVAKETLRFEGYRGFYKGITANVLKNAPAASVTFIVYENVLNMLKLTRRKDI